In Oreochromis niloticus isolate F11D_XX linkage group LG18, O_niloticus_UMD_NMBU, whole genome shotgun sequence, one genomic interval encodes:
- the LOC100699390 gene encoding LOW QUALITY PROTEIN: enhancer of polycomb homolog 1 (The sequence of the model RefSeq protein was modified relative to this genomic sequence to represent the inferred CDS: deleted 2 bases in 1 codon), translating into MSKLSFRARALDASKPLPVFRCEDLPDLHEYASINRAVPQMPTGMEKEEESEHHLQRAISAQQVYGEKRDNMVIPVPEAESNITYYDSLYPGDFKMPKQLIHIQPFSLDTEQPDYDLDSDDEAFVNKLKKKMEISYLQFEEMIDRLEKGSGQQAVSLPEAKLLLKEDDELIKEVFDYWSRKRKNSKANSLIPTVKQEKRDGSSTSDPYVAFRRRTEKMQTRKNRKNDEASYEKMLKLRRDLSRAVTILEMIKRREKSKRELLHLTLEIFEKRNVMSDFGGEVMAEVLAERALVRPQIIPLVPLTNQYRHQDHMDLKDYKSKPEKTEVPRQKRKYEKKPKVLPPSSGTPHHTGPVVFNAKDLNQYDFPSSDDEPFSQLHSGSSEAEEENDPDGAYAFRRKAGCQYYAARQDRVGSWPWCGQWEGGLAEARFRYSLTTLTMPRRCLGMSRRRVGRGGRVLLDRAYTDFDNIFHGLDPNILDLPLPQSPPPPTPTTTSRAPATDKFASTSETNTSERSSSFSSSLSPSSPTSTDLSQILLNIKSCRWRHFRPRTLPLHELDNAHPLFRRLSRSLKRPLSASTAGGNPLAPNVQGGLSLHPHPLLLLVEQYQQHQEQLSLMHKQQLEQVQQQHANSATTANSTQTLANTLDQASAQFAASALVTADQLLALKTKEELGPGVNGVLSPSGVYKGLHLLSTASPSPATPAPPTATTTPASLHPCTTSSTSATSNNNGTTHPANTTTTNATTQVLLGNNNNSLRLSVPATKRIPTPRTLSTTMSTSALKLAHAAAANCQKPKVTTASASPLDIVPRENHEQDKPALNSLTENTVAMEVT; encoded by the exons ATGAGTAAATTGTCGTTTCGGGCACGGGCGCTGGACGCTTCCAAGCCACTACCCGTCTTCCGTTGTGAGGATTTACCCGACCTACACGAATATGCATCAATTAACCGGGCAGTGCCGCAGATGCCGACGGGGatggagaaagaagaggaatcg GAACACCATCTCCAGCGGGCCATCTCGGCACAGCAGGTCTATGGCGAGAAGCGGGACAACATGGTCATCCCAGTACCGGAGGCGGAGAGCAACATCACCTATTACGACTCCCTCTACCCTGGAGACTTCAAGATGCCAAAGCAGCTAATTCACATACAGC CTTTCAGCTTGGACACAGAGCAGCCAGATTACGACCTGGACTCAGATGATGAGGCCTTTGTCAACAAGCTGAAAAAGAAGATGGAGATCAGCTACCTGCAGTTTGAGGAAATGATTGACCGGCTGGAGAAAGGCAGTGGACAGCAG GCTGTGAGTCTTCCTGAGGCCAAACTGCTGCTGAAAGAGGATGATGAGCTCATCAAAGAGGTCTTTGACTACTGGAGCCGCAAGAGGAAAAACAGCAAAGCCAACTCTCTCATCCCCACCGTCAAGCAGGAGAAACGGGACGGCTCAAGCACCAGTGACCCTTACGTGGCCTTCCGACGACGCACTGAGAAGATGCAAACTAGGAAG AATCGTAAAAACGATGAGGCCTCGTACGAGAAGATGTTGAAGCTTCGCAGAGATCTCAGCCGAGCTGTCACAATCCTGGAAATGATCAAGAGGAGGGAGAAGAGCAAGCGAGAGCTGCTGCACCTCACACTGGAGATTTTTGAGAAGAG AAATGTCATGTCAGACTTTGGTGGTGAGGTTATGGCGGAAGTTCTGGCTGAAAGGGCACTGGTGAGGCCACAAATCATCCCCCTGGTCCCACTCACCAACCAGTACCGACATCAGGACCATATGGACCTCAAGGACTACAAGTCTAAG CCTGAGAAGACAGAAGTTCCCCGGCAGAAGAGGAAGTATGAGAAGAAGCCGAAGGTGCTGCCACCATCATCAGGCACACCCCACCATACAGGTCCGGTTGTCTTCAACGCCAAGGACCTAAACCAGTACGACTTCCCCAGCTCGGATGATGAGCCCTTTTCCCAG CTGCACTCAGGCTCATCGGAAGCAGAGGAGGAAAACGACCCAGATGGTGCCTATGCCTTTCGCAGGAAGGCAGGCTGCCAGTACTATGCT GCTCGTCAAGATCGGGTGGGTAGCTGGCCGTGGTGTGGACAATGGGAGGGTGGTTTGGCAGAAGCTCGCTTTCGCTACAGTCTCACCACACTCACCATGCCACGACGATGCCTGGGCATGTCTCGACGGCGCGTGGGACGAGGCGGCAG GGTGTTGCTGGACAGAGCATACACAGACTTTGACAACATTTTCCATGGATTGGATCCAAACATCCTTGACCTGCCTCTTCCtcaatctcctcctcctcctactccTACAACTACTTCACGCGCACCGGCCACCGACAAGTTTGCCAGTACCTCAGAAACAAATACCTCAGAAAGAAGTTCCTCCTTCAGTTCCTCTCTTTCCCCATCCTCCCCCACTTCCACGGACCTCAGTCAGATACTGTTGAATATAAAGTCGTGCCGATGGAGGCACTTTAGACCACGGACACTACCACTACATGAGCTGGACAATGCCCACCCTCTATTCAGGAGGCTGAGCCGAAGCCTGAAGCGCCCACTCTCGGCCTCCACCGCCGGGGGCAACCCTTTGGCTCCCAACGTCCAGGGAGGGTTGTCCCTGCACCCACACCCGTTGCTG CTTTTA GTTGAACAGTACCAGCAGCATCAGGAGCAGCTGTCCCTGATgcacaaacagcagctggaGCAGGTCCAGCAACAGCACGCCAACAGCGCCACCACTGCCAACAGCACACAG ACCCTGGCAAATACATTGGACCAGGCCAGTGCTCAGTTTGCCGCCTCGGCCCTTGTGACCGCCGACCAACTGCTGGCtctgaaaaccaaggaggagcTAGGACCAGGAGTCAATGGCGTCCTCTCCCCCTCAG GTGTCTACAAGGGCTTGCACCTCTTGAGCACAGCGTCCCCGTCCCCTGCCACGCCGGCTCCTCCCACTGCTACCACGACACCTGCCTCGCTCCACCCCTGTACCACCAGCTCCACGTCTGCTACCAGTAACAACAATGGCACCACACACCCTGCCAACACAACTACCACTAACGCCACCACTCAGGTCCTGCTGggaaataacaacaacagcctACGGCTGAGTGTTCCCGCCACCAAGCGCATCCCCACACCCCGGACGCTGAGCACCACCATGTCTACATCCGCCTTAAAGCTCGCCCACGCAGCAGCCGCCAACTGTC